The following are encoded in a window of Telmatobacter sp. DSM 110680 genomic DNA:
- a CDS encoding CocE/NonD family hydrolase has translation MLKPQQLSFRLLAALVLSVACARAQQTTTVQAPAEDYVRSHYTKYEFRIPMRDGKHLFTAVYVPKDMNGGPYPFLMDRTPYSVGPYGEDQYPKNLGPSSEFEKSGYIFVYQDVRGRWMSEGEFIEMRPHIDNKKGPQDVDDASDTYDTIEFLLKHVPNNNGKVGIWGISYPGFYTSASMIDSHPALVAASPQAPMTDLFLGDDGYHGGAFMLSANFGFYAFFQPQKEPQTPKETVPFDFGTPDSYEFYLKAGNIMNLDKLYLKGSNFLFNDQAKHTTYDAYWQARDLSRHMKNVKCAVLVVGGWYDAEDLSGPYRTFYATSKMNPETPTTLVEGPWVHGGWARGDGSHLGDVQFGSNTSEYFRQNVQFPFFEHYLKGKGAAQPKAVVFETGANVWRHFDEWPPKIAKAKMLYFHANGKLSFDAPTEVQSRDDYESDPNHPVPFVGYTTDTVPQRYMVDDQRFASYRPDVLTYESDPLEEDVTIAGPISPKLKVASSSTDSDFDVKLIDVYPNDYPEAEETGAPKKRVLDAPPVHMGGYQQLLRGEPFRAKFRNSWEKPEPLVPEKTTEINFTMPDLFHTFRRGHRIMVQVQSSWFPLTDRNPQVFTDIPNTPPEQFTKATEQVFHQKDAASGVEVMVMPKD, from the coding sequence ATGCTCAAGCCGCAACAACTTTCCTTCAGACTTCTGGCTGCATTGGTCCTTTCCGTGGCTTGTGCACGAGCGCAGCAAACCACAACCGTGCAGGCGCCAGCGGAAGATTATGTCAGGTCGCACTATACGAAGTATGAGTTCCGCATTCCGATGCGGGATGGAAAGCACCTATTCACGGCCGTGTATGTTCCGAAAGATATGAACGGAGGGCCTTATCCGTTTCTGATGGATCGCACACCTTACAGCGTCGGGCCCTACGGAGAAGATCAGTATCCGAAGAACCTCGGGCCTTCTTCTGAATTTGAGAAAAGCGGTTACATCTTCGTCTACCAGGACGTGCGCGGGCGGTGGATGAGCGAGGGCGAGTTTATCGAGATGCGTCCGCACATCGATAACAAGAAGGGCCCGCAGGATGTGGACGATGCTTCTGATACCTATGACACGATCGAGTTCCTGCTGAAGCATGTGCCGAACAACAACGGCAAGGTGGGCATCTGGGGGATTTCGTATCCGGGGTTTTATACCTCGGCCTCGATGATCGACTCGCATCCAGCGCTGGTGGCGGCGAGTCCGCAGGCGCCGATGACAGATTTGTTCCTTGGAGATGACGGGTACCACGGCGGAGCGTTCATGCTGTCGGCGAATTTTGGGTTCTACGCCTTTTTTCAGCCGCAGAAGGAGCCGCAGACGCCGAAGGAAACAGTGCCGTTTGATTTCGGCACGCCGGACAGCTACGAGTTTTATTTGAAAGCCGGGAACATCATGAACCTGGACAAGCTGTATTTGAAAGGTTCGAACTTTCTTTTTAATGATCAAGCCAAACACACCACTTACGACGCTTACTGGCAGGCGCGAGATTTGTCGCGGCACATGAAGAACGTTAAGTGCGCGGTGCTGGTAGTGGGCGGATGGTATGACGCCGAGGATTTGAGTGGACCATACCGGACGTTTTATGCGACCTCTAAGATGAATCCCGAGACGCCGACGACGCTTGTGGAAGGGCCGTGGGTGCATGGCGGATGGGCGCGTGGTGATGGATCGCACCTGGGCGATGTGCAGTTCGGGTCGAATACTTCGGAGTATTTTCGGCAAAACGTGCAGTTCCCTTTCTTCGAGCACTATCTGAAGGGAAAGGGCGCGGCGCAGCCGAAAGCGGTGGTGTTCGAGACCGGAGCAAATGTGTGGCGGCATTTTGATGAATGGCCCCCGAAGATTGCAAAGGCGAAGATGCTGTACTTCCATGCAAATGGAAAACTCAGCTTCGACGCCCCTACGGAAGTGCAGAGCCGGGATGACTATGAGAGCGATCCGAATCATCCAGTGCCTTTTGTGGGGTACACGACCGATACGGTTCCCCAGCGCTACATGGTGGATGATCAGCGATTCGCAAGTTACAGGCCAGACGTGTTGACATACGAAAGCGACCCTCTGGAAGAAGACGTGACGATTGCGGGTCCAATTTCGCCGAAACTCAAAGTAGCTAGTTCGAGTACGGATTCAGATTTCGATGTCAAGCTGATTGATGTTTACCCAAATGACTATCCTGAAGCTGAGGAGACCGGCGCTCCCAAGAAACGCGTGCTGGATGCACCACCGGTGCACATGGGCGGATATCAACAATTGCTGAGGGGCGAGCCGTTTCGGGCGAAGTTTAGAAACAGCTGGGAGAAACCCGAGCCGCTGGTGCCGGAAAAGACAACTGAAATCAACTTCACGATGCCGGACTTGTTTCACACGTTTCGTCGCGGCCACCGGATCATGGTGCAGGTTCAGAGCAGTTGGTTTCCATTGACGGATCGTAATCCTCAAGTCTTTACAGACATTCCCAACACTCCGCCAGAGCAGTTTACGAAGGCAACAGAGCAGGTGTTTCATCAGAAGGATGCGGCATCGGGAGTCGAAGTGATGGTGATGCCGAAAGACTAG
- a CDS encoding PadR family transcriptional regulator encodes MAEGSKYQNRIELLQGTLDMLILQALRCEPMHGYAVAQQIRTRSAEVLNVETGSLYPALHRLERQKWVESEWKLTESKQRAKYYQLTVLGKKQLTADHQRWLQLVRAIAAIMEPEMQR; translated from the coding sequence ATGGCCGAAGGTTCAAAGTACCAAAACCGGATCGAACTCCTCCAGGGAACGCTGGACATGCTTATCCTTCAGGCATTGCGCTGCGAGCCTATGCACGGTTACGCCGTCGCACAACAGATCCGCACCCGTTCCGCCGAAGTACTCAACGTGGAGACCGGATCTCTTTATCCCGCTCTTCACCGTCTCGAACGGCAGAAATGGGTAGAGTCAGAGTGGAAGCTCACAGAAAGCAAGCAACGCGCCAAGTATTACCAACTCACCGTCCTCGGCAAAAAGCAACTCACCGCTGACCACCAGCGGTGGCTTCAATTGGTTCGCGCTATCGCCGCGATCATGGAGCCGGAGATGCAGCGGTGA
- a CDS encoding acetamidase/formamidase family protein, producing MRFLVFLAMVAVLTETASAQTGPAFLPATPSTVAWGYYWSKAKPVLTVHSGDTVRIQTLSTCGPNDRLEAGGVAAKDIPAYNATIYDQVKDRGPGGHILTGPIAIAEAEPGDVLEVQIVKIDIDVPFACNGFSVGRGFLPNDFPYGRRKIIPLDREKMIAHFAPGIDIPLHPFFGSMGVAPPESAGRYDSAPPWMHAGNIDNKELVAGTTLFIPVHAPGALFETGDGHAGQGNGEVDITALETFLTGTFRFVVHKDQHLLWPRAETPTSYISMGFSADLKTATEMAVRNMIDFLVTEKHLSRDDAYMLTSVAVDIDITQLVDGNVGVHAICPKDIFVKRQ from the coding sequence ATGCGTTTTTTAGTCTTTCTTGCGATGGTTGCAGTCTTAACTGAAACTGCGTCTGCGCAAACAGGTCCGGCGTTTTTGCCGGCAACTCCCTCAACCGTTGCGTGGGGTTACTACTGGTCGAAGGCCAAGCCCGTGTTGACCGTTCATTCTGGCGACACCGTGCGCATTCAAACCCTCTCCACCTGCGGACCGAACGACCGGCTCGAGGCTGGCGGTGTAGCAGCCAAGGACATTCCCGCTTATAACGCGACGATCTACGACCAGGTCAAGGATCGCGGCCCTGGAGGACATATCCTCACCGGGCCGATCGCGATCGCCGAGGCCGAGCCGGGAGATGTTCTCGAGGTCCAGATCGTAAAGATCGACATTGACGTGCCGTTCGCCTGCAACGGATTCTCGGTCGGACGCGGATTCTTGCCCAATGACTTTCCTTACGGGCGGCGCAAGATTATTCCCCTCGATCGCGAGAAGATGATTGCCCACTTCGCTCCAGGTATCGACATTCCTCTTCACCCTTTCTTTGGCAGTATGGGCGTGGCTCCTCCTGAATCGGCCGGGCGTTACGACAGCGCTCCGCCGTGGATGCATGCGGGCAACATCGACAACAAGGAATTAGTAGCCGGGACTACGCTTTTCATCCCCGTCCACGCCCCAGGAGCGCTTTTTGAAACCGGCGACGGCCATGCCGGACAAGGCAACGGCGAGGTCGATATCACGGCGCTGGAGACATTCCTGACGGGCACGTTTCGCTTTGTGGTCCACAAAGACCAGCACCTTCTCTGGCCGCGCGCCGAAACCCCTACCAGCTACATCAGCATGGGATTCAGTGCCGATCTGAAAACGGCTACCGAGATGGCCGTACGCAACATGATCGACTTCCTGGTTACAGAGAAGCACCTCTCCCGCGACGACGCCTATATGCTAACCAGTGTGGCAGTGGACATCGATATTACCCAACTTGTGGACGGAAATGTGGGTGTGCACGCAATTTGCCCCAAGGATATTTTTGTCAAAAGGCAATGA
- a CDS encoding VWA domain-containing protein translates to MLSFRTPAVALIAIVSTVLVPSLGFAQTENNEPTSEPLQINVRNVLVDIVVTDKKGTAVPGLHKEDFEILENGKPQAIEFFEPHFPSASAPVQPAPPLPPNTFTNVPTTEPNQAINILLMDALNTTIQDQAYARQRIVKYLGTIPPGIRVGVFLLGDRLRIIQGFTDDATLLRASVEKLAGKPTEVALEATPNELATQTTSLNNLSTMTSDPGGPGANGGAQLAQMIADLQDFLATSTAEQKNQQLLITLDALQAIAHYVSAVPGRKNLIWFVGSFPLCLPGITSSKIGCPYEDQIKKTIDALAAARVSVYPIDTGGVSAPNADIGGAGQDSGGSLVPGTTGLAGTAAPNDPYFAFISSENWANATGGKAMHNNDLKGALADDIQNGSSYYTVAYTPTDPKEIGRERKITVHLKDANYKLSYHRNYFERTPGEIKTASAEPAKDPLRPLMDRGMPNFADLHFRLLVEPDTTKFDAAPPDGDNPALKPPFKRYSVRFFLSPQNLNLVQGPDGVRRAPVEVALVAYSQSGGSLNWLVRSVNLAIRPDQMGIATSSGIPFHFDFDMPPGDVYLRAGVYDPSTNRAGTLEVPQSALRPAAPQPGGSH, encoded by the coding sequence ATGCTCAGCTTCCGAACTCCGGCTGTTGCCCTTATTGCCATTGTCTCCACCGTTCTCGTTCCCTCGCTCGGTTTTGCACAAACCGAAAACAATGAGCCTACGAGCGAACCGCTGCAGATCAATGTGCGCAACGTGCTGGTCGACATTGTCGTTACTGACAAGAAGGGCACTGCCGTCCCCGGCCTCCATAAAGAAGACTTCGAAATACTAGAAAACGGCAAACCCCAGGCCATCGAGTTCTTTGAACCGCATTTTCCTTCCGCGTCCGCCCCTGTGCAACCCGCTCCACCTCTACCCCCCAACACTTTTACTAATGTGCCCACGACCGAACCTAATCAGGCCATCAACATTCTGCTCATGGATGCCCTCAACACGACCATTCAGGATCAGGCGTACGCGCGGCAGCGGATCGTCAAATACCTGGGCACCATACCACCCGGGATCCGTGTTGGCGTGTTTCTGCTGGGCGACCGTCTTCGCATCATCCAGGGATTCACAGACGATGCGACCCTTCTGCGTGCTTCGGTTGAAAAACTCGCCGGCAAACCCACCGAGGTTGCGCTTGAAGCAACCCCGAACGAACTCGCTACTCAAACGACGTCGCTCAATAATCTTTCTACGATGACCTCAGACCCCGGTGGTCCAGGAGCAAATGGCGGTGCTCAACTCGCCCAGATGATCGCTGACCTGCAGGACTTTCTTGCCACTTCAACAGCGGAACAAAAAAATCAACAACTTCTCATTACGCTCGATGCGCTTCAGGCCATAGCCCACTACGTCTCTGCCGTTCCCGGGCGCAAGAATCTCATCTGGTTTGTAGGGTCCTTTCCGCTCTGTCTCCCCGGGATAACCTCATCCAAAATTGGCTGCCCATATGAAGACCAGATAAAGAAGACAATTGACGCCCTTGCCGCAGCACGAGTCTCTGTCTATCCGATCGATACTGGCGGGGTTTCTGCTCCGAATGCTGATATCGGGGGTGCAGGTCAGGACTCAGGAGGCAGCCTTGTACCGGGAACTACCGGGCTTGCTGGCACCGCTGCCCCCAATGATCCGTACTTCGCGTTCATCTCGTCAGAGAATTGGGCCAATGCAACAGGCGGGAAGGCGATGCACAACAACGACCTCAAAGGCGCCCTCGCTGACGACATCCAAAACGGCTCCAGCTACTACACCGTTGCTTATACGCCAACCGATCCAAAAGAAATCGGACGCGAACGCAAAATCACTGTTCATCTGAAGGATGCAAACTACAAGCTCTCTTATCACCGCAACTACTTCGAACGCACGCCGGGCGAGATCAAGACCGCATCCGCGGAGCCCGCAAAAGATCCGCTCCGCCCGCTGATGGATCGCGGTATGCCCAACTTCGCCGATCTCCACTTCCGACTCCTGGTCGAACCCGACACCACCAAATTCGACGCTGCGCCTCCCGATGGGGACAACCCAGCTCTCAAACCGCCGTTTAAGCGGTACAGCGTGCGCTTCTTTCTCTCGCCACAAAATCTGAATCTGGTGCAGGGTCCCGATGGAGTTCGTCGCGCACCCGTTGAGGTTGCGCTCGTTGCATACAGCCAGAGCGGAGGCAGTCTTAACTGGCTCGTCCGCTCCGTCAACCTTGCGATCCGACCTGATCAGATGGGAATCGCGACGAGCTCAGGCATTCCATTCCACTTCGATTTTGATATGCCGCCAGGCGACGTCTATCTCCGTGCCGGCGTCTACGACCCAAGCACCAATCGTGCAGGAACACTTGAGGTTCCTCAATCCGCACTTCGACCTGCTGCTCCGCAACCCGGCGGAAGTCACTAA
- a CDS encoding S46 family peptidase — protein MSYCFRRCVQVLVVALLAAAPVIRAEEGMWTFDNPPLKQLAAKYNFHPTQEWLDHLRLSSVRLNDGGSGSFVSPDGLLLTNHHVARGQLQKNSTAEHDYLLNGFYAATPDQEMKSPDLEINVLVSMEDVTAKVQGAAKGVSDEKQALKAREAAIAAITKEGKDKTGLRSDVVSFYNGGEYWLYQYKVYTDVRLVFAPEQQAAFFGGDPDNFTYPRYDLDMALFRVYDNGKPLHTDNFLKWSAKGAAPGELIFISGHPGSTSRQDTMAQLLVERDVVEPAVTDYLKRRIAAAQEYAAKGPEQARQVGSTIFGLQNSLKVYVGRTEALADKNLIAKKQADEDDFRKKVAANPEWQKEFGGAWETIAKAEELVKPEFRYQIYRRTDSRLFSIALLLVQYAAEMKKPDGERLAQFHDANLQSLKFQLLSPAPITTDTEKLFMKTALGLGAEKLGKDDPYVQAVLHGGPVDTTVDSMVDGTKLGDVAVRKALMDGGEAAIAASTDPMIVAARRVDPIVRASQKKMRDTVSSVVTPAGEKLGKARFLVYGKNAYPDATFTLRLSYGTVDGYPYNGTVAPPITTFYGLYDRADSFGNKAPFDLTPKEAAALGKIELSTPLDFVSTGDIIGGNSGSPVVNHAGELVGLIFDGNIESLAGDFVYDGTKNRAVAVHSSGMIEGLRKLYGADALADELQGKK, from the coding sequence ATGTCGTATTGTTTCCGTCGTTGCGTTCAGGTCTTAGTTGTGGCTTTGCTTGCTGCGGCACCAGTGATCCGCGCCGAAGAGGGCATGTGGACCTTTGATAACCCGCCGCTTAAGCAGCTGGCGGCGAAGTACAACTTCCACCCGACGCAGGAATGGCTGGACCATTTGCGTTTATCAAGCGTGCGATTGAATGACGGCGGATCGGGATCGTTTGTGAGTCCCGATGGACTGCTGCTGACAAACCATCACGTAGCGCGCGGGCAACTGCAGAAGAATTCAACCGCGGAACATGATTACTTGCTAAACGGGTTCTATGCAGCAACGCCAGACCAGGAGATGAAATCGCCCGACCTCGAGATCAATGTGCTGGTGAGCATGGAAGACGTCACCGCAAAGGTACAGGGTGCAGCCAAAGGAGTCAGCGACGAGAAGCAAGCTTTAAAAGCACGCGAGGCAGCGATTGCGGCAATCACCAAGGAAGGCAAAGACAAGACCGGATTGCGCTCAGACGTGGTGTCGTTTTACAACGGCGGCGAGTACTGGCTGTATCAGTACAAGGTTTATACGGATGTGCGGCTGGTGTTTGCGCCGGAACAGCAGGCGGCGTTTTTTGGCGGCGATCCCGATAACTTTACCTATCCACGCTACGACCTGGATATGGCGCTTTTTCGCGTTTACGACAACGGCAAGCCATTGCACACTGACAATTTTCTAAAGTGGAGCGCGAAAGGCGCTGCACCCGGCGAGCTGATCTTCATCTCCGGCCATCCGGGTTCAACTTCGCGACAGGACACGATGGCGCAGTTGCTCGTAGAACGGGATGTGGTTGAACCGGCAGTAACGGATTACTTAAAACGGCGCATTGCCGCAGCGCAGGAGTACGCGGCAAAGGGACCCGAGCAGGCTCGCCAGGTTGGTTCGACTATCTTTGGACTGCAGAACAGCTTGAAGGTCTATGTGGGCCGGACAGAAGCTTTGGCCGACAAGAATTTGATCGCGAAGAAGCAGGCGGATGAGGACGACTTCCGCAAGAAGGTTGCCGCAAACCCAGAATGGCAAAAGGAGTTCGGGGGAGCGTGGGAAACAATCGCGAAGGCGGAGGAACTGGTGAAGCCGGAGTTCCGATATCAGATCTATCGACGAACCGACAGCCGGCTTTTCTCGATTGCGCTGTTGCTGGTGCAGTATGCGGCGGAGATGAAAAAGCCTGATGGCGAGAGGCTGGCGCAGTTCCACGATGCGAACCTGCAGTCTCTCAAATTCCAACTGCTTTCGCCGGCTCCGATCACTACGGATACGGAAAAGCTGTTCATGAAAACGGCGCTGGGTCTTGGCGCGGAGAAGCTGGGAAAAGACGATCCGTATGTACAGGCTGTATTGCACGGCGGTCCGGTAGATACCACCGTAGACTCGATGGTTGACGGCACGAAACTGGGCGACGTGGCTGTGCGCAAAGCCCTGATGGACGGTGGTGAGGCTGCAATTGCAGCTTCTACCGATCCGATGATTGTGGCGGCGCGTCGTGTTGATCCGATTGTGCGCGCATCACAAAAGAAGATGCGCGACACGGTTTCGAGCGTCGTGACGCCTGCAGGCGAAAAGCTGGGTAAGGCGCGGTTTCTGGTGTATGGGAAAAACGCCTATCCCGACGCCACATTTACCCTGCGTCTGAGCTACGGAACGGTCGATGGGTATCCCTACAACGGAACAGTTGCCCCGCCAATTACCACCTTTTATGGACTCTATGATCGTGCGGATAGCTTCGGAAACAAGGCTCCGTTCGATCTGACGCCGAAAGAAGCGGCGGCGCTGGGCAAAATTGAGTTGTCAACGCCACTCGATTTCGTTTCGACGGGAGACATCATTGGCGGCAACTCGGGTTCGCCTGTGGTGAATCATGCAGGCGAGTTGGTGGGGCTGATCTTTGACGGCAACATTGAGTCGTTGGCAGGCGATTTCGTATACGACGGCACGAAGAATCGCGCGGTGGCGGTTCACTCATCAGGAATGATTGAGGGGTTGCGCAAGCTTTATGGCGCGGACGCTCTGGCAGATGAGTTGCAGGGAAAGAAGTAA
- a CDS encoding ABC transporter permease: MRLLRWDRAKVNLSEEFESHLQMAIAERVARGEDPAHARAAALREFGNVPLIQDITRDRWGWLWLENLLHDFRYALRQLRRSPAFTATALLTLAFGIGANLGVFQLLYSVILADLPVAHPEDLVGVHAALTPFDEDWMVSYPAYQRLRASTPDVPLIASADSGQADLELPNRAVTKLSCELVSDNYFSGLGVTPAAGRLFIQADASQQQGEWPAVLRFDFARNTFGSAQQAVGQRMLLNGRPFVVIGVAHRRFLGLSTGYAPDIWVPLALQSTGGFDTGFDSLGPGHDVTLGKPWYNQPTIFWLTLTARIPRSHRAAVIARWDHAFQQDRVLMTEATADLPVKAARLRATTELVPANHGHGGIRQTFSAPLVLLMALSASIFLVGCLNLANLQLARLHTRAHELGVRLALGASRGRLLRQIVLEDTIVVVVGSVLAFVVGRLSSAILVRWASSRGWLLTIDLHPNLLVSSFGIALMLFSFFSFSVLPAFFFIRGNVAHAAGSRAKVAGVSQTASQRWRSNLLLAAQVSLSLLLSTMSACFAATLVHWETVDVGMDREHVLSVHIDMEQKRYVDNRESLPALLRQMQQRLQALPGVRSAAVEMRGSLQGIWNTALYVHGRSDLTNGQVHGEEDHVGPGFFATIGIPLLRGRDFTPADTQKTQLVAIISRSYARQLFGDADPIGQWVGYEPAPNDHKFLIIGEVADALVNGPQQDAPPIVYMSNDQNPAPVHSIRVRTVGDPVQLSDRVLQALHEVDPTLPINEIVPFAIELNGNLGTEKLLARLAGVYASLTLLLVAIGFYGVMSSRTARRKSEFGIRIALGATRRHIQMLIVGQTARILLAGILPGAVLSVLAVRTASHFLYGSVSANLLAIVAASVVLALSGSLATLIPARRAALADPLETLRSE, translated from the coding sequence GTGAGACTCTTGCGGTGGGACCGGGCCAAAGTAAACCTGTCCGAAGAGTTTGAGTCGCATCTGCAAATGGCGATTGCCGAACGTGTTGCTCGCGGAGAAGATCCCGCACATGCTCGCGCTGCGGCCCTTCGTGAATTCGGCAATGTGCCTCTCATCCAGGACATCACGCGCGATCGCTGGGGTTGGCTGTGGCTGGAAAACCTGCTTCACGATTTCCGCTACGCACTTCGCCAGCTTCGCCGCTCTCCCGCATTTACCGCAACCGCGCTGCTTACGCTGGCCTTCGGCATCGGCGCCAACCTGGGTGTCTTCCAACTTCTCTATAGTGTGATCCTGGCCGACCTGCCGGTCGCTCATCCTGAAGATCTTGTGGGCGTTCACGCCGCGCTCACGCCCTTCGATGAAGACTGGATGGTCTCCTATCCCGCCTACCAGCGGCTTCGCGCATCCACTCCTGACGTTCCACTGATCGCCAGCGCCGACTCGGGCCAGGCTGATCTTGAGCTTCCCAATCGCGCCGTGACCAAACTTTCATGCGAGCTCGTCTCTGACAATTACTTCAGCGGGCTCGGCGTTACTCCTGCAGCTGGCCGGCTCTTTATTCAGGCTGATGCAAGCCAGCAGCAAGGCGAGTGGCCCGCTGTTCTTCGCTTCGACTTTGCCCGCAACACCTTTGGCTCCGCACAGCAGGCCGTCGGCCAACGCATGCTGCTCAATGGCCGTCCCTTCGTCGTGATCGGCGTAGCCCACCGGCGTTTTCTCGGCCTCTCCACAGGCTACGCACCCGATATCTGGGTCCCTCTCGCACTCCAAAGCACCGGCGGATTCGACACCGGGTTTGACTCGCTTGGACCCGGCCACGACGTCACGCTCGGCAAGCCCTGGTATAACCAGCCCACCATCTTCTGGCTCACGCTTACGGCGCGCATCCCTCGCAGCCATCGCGCTGCCGTCATCGCCCGGTGGGACCATGCCTTTCAGCAGGATCGTGTCCTGATGACAGAAGCTACGGCCGACCTCCCTGTCAAAGCCGCACGACTGCGCGCAACGACCGAACTCGTACCGGCCAATCATGGTCACGGTGGCATCCGCCAAACATTCTCAGCTCCTCTTGTGCTGCTCATGGCGCTCTCCGCCTCTATTTTTCTTGTCGGATGCTTGAATCTTGCGAATCTCCAATTGGCCCGACTTCATACGCGCGCTCACGAACTGGGCGTCCGTCTGGCTCTCGGCGCAAGTCGTGGTCGGCTGCTGCGTCAAATCGTTCTCGAAGACACCATTGTCGTCGTAGTCGGCTCGGTACTCGCTTTCGTCGTTGGCCGCCTGTCCAGCGCCATCCTTGTTCGCTGGGCGTCTAGTCGCGGATGGCTTCTTACCATCGATCTGCATCCAAATCTGCTCGTCTCTAGCTTCGGGATCGCGCTAATGTTGTTTTCGTTCTTTTCCTTCAGTGTTCTTCCTGCCTTCTTCTTTATACGAGGCAACGTTGCGCACGCGGCAGGTTCGCGAGCGAAGGTGGCTGGCGTCTCACAGACCGCAAGCCAGCGATGGAGATCAAATCTACTGCTAGCCGCGCAAGTCAGTCTGTCGCTCCTTCTTTCCACCATGTCAGCCTGTTTTGCCGCTACGCTTGTCCATTGGGAGACCGTCGACGTCGGCATGGATCGCGAGCACGTCCTCTCCGTTCACATCGACATGGAGCAGAAAAGGTACGTCGATAACCGCGAGAGTCTTCCTGCTCTGCTACGCCAGATGCAGCAGCGTCTTCAAGCTCTACCCGGTGTGCGCAGCGCAGCAGTTGAAATGCGCGGCAGCCTGCAGGGAATCTGGAATACGGCCCTCTACGTTCATGGTCGCAGCGACCTGACCAATGGTCAGGTGCATGGAGAGGAAGATCATGTTGGCCCCGGCTTCTTCGCCACCATTGGTATCCCGCTCTTGCGCGGACGCGATTTCACTCCTGCCGATACCCAAAAGACGCAACTTGTCGCCATCATCAGCCGCTCCTATGCGCGCCAGCTCTTCGGAGATGCCGACCCAATTGGCCAATGGGTCGGTTACGAACCCGCTCCGAATGACCACAAGTTCCTGATCATAGGTGAAGTGGCGGATGCACTCGTGAACGGCCCTCAGCAGGATGCCCCGCCCATCGTCTACATGAGCAATGATCAGAATCCCGCGCCCGTCCATTCCATTCGCGTACGCACCGTCGGCGACCCCGTGCAATTATCCGATCGCGTTCTTCAGGCGCTTCACGAAGTCGATCCCACTCTGCCCATCAATGAAATCGTCCCCTTCGCCATCGAACTGAATGGCAACCTCGGTACCGAGAAACTTCTTGCCCGGCTCGCAGGGGTGTATGCGAGCCTAACGCTGTTGCTTGTCGCCATCGGTTTTTATGGGGTCATGTCATCGCGTACTGCGCGCCGCAAAAGCGAGTTCGGCATCCGTATTGCCCTCGGAGCCACGCGCCGACACATTCAGATGCTTATCGTCGGGCAAACAGCGCGCATCCTTCTTGCAGGAATTCTTCCTGGTGCAGTTTTATCTGTTCTCGCGGTGCGTACAGCCAGCCATTTTCTTTACGGCTCGGTCAGTGCCAACTTACTGGCCATCGTGGCAGCCAGCGTCGTACTCGCACTAAGCGGTTCTCTCGCCACGTTGATCCCCGCTCGGCGCGCCGCGCTCGCCGATCCGTTGGAAACACTGCGGAGCGAATAG
- a CDS encoding TonB family protein, whose protein sequence is MRSPAERSRRLLRAITFSLALRASFFCFALLFGSRPTIRIIEPVKTQVVAQLALSGGSHAIRITLPVSQFAAHTQEPTPNTDAAKKTDIPMQVPALKKSGGGSTKTPHHGDGSSTALTGNGSDAQDIHPAFPVFSPHPPVSDRSLLPSSEEKIVVDVSVDAFGQVVSENLVKGLGNRLDKIVLETVKTWRFQPATVNGKPVATEAELIFPFNLDYPITVS, encoded by the coding sequence ATGCGATCTCCAGCCGAACGTTCAAGACGCCTATTACGCGCGATTACGTTCTCCCTCGCCCTGCGCGCTTCTTTCTTTTGTTTTGCGCTCTTATTCGGTTCCCGACCCACCATCAGGATCATTGAACCTGTTAAGACGCAGGTGGTTGCGCAGTTAGCTCTTTCTGGTGGCTCTCATGCGATCCGAATCACCCTGCCGGTTTCTCAATTCGCGGCGCACACCCAGGAACCTACGCCCAACACCGACGCAGCAAAAAAGACTGACATCCCGATGCAAGTCCCGGCGCTCAAAAAGTCGGGTGGCGGCTCTACTAAAACTCCTCATCATGGCGATGGGTCTTCGACAGCGTTAACCGGCAACGGAAGTGATGCCCAGGACATTCATCCCGCGTTCCCGGTCTTTTCGCCTCATCCGCCGGTCAGCGACAGGTCGCTGCTTCCGTCGTCGGAAGAGAAGATCGTTGTAGACGTGAGTGTCGACGCCTTTGGCCAGGTTGTAAGCGAAAACCTCGTGAAGGGTTTGGGCAACCGGTTGGACAAGATTGTGCTGGAAACTGTGAAGACCTGGCGCTTTCAGCCGGCTACAGTCAACGGCAAGCCGGTCGCGACCGAGGCGGAATTGATCTTCCCTTTCAACCTGGATTATCCGATCACAGTTTCGTAA